One Rissa tridactyla isolate bRisTri1 chromosome 1, bRisTri1.patW.cur.20221130, whole genome shotgun sequence DNA segment encodes these proteins:
- the PYROXD1 gene encoding pyridine nucleotide-disulfide oxidoreductase domain-containing protein 1 isoform X3, whose amino-acid sequence MEFPSEDIFLMTASPVIKAVTNFKQVSKTLEEFDVEEQPSSLLEKRYPNIKVIQSGVKQLKSDQHKIFTEDGKEYMYEKLCLCAGAKPKLIFEGNPYVLGIRDTDSAQAFQKKLAQAERIVVVGNGGIALELVYEIQGCEVIWAIKDKAIGNTFFDAGAAEFLIPKLTAEKRETPIECKRTKYTMEGSEEKEGPTAVSDKLGSALGPDWHEGLHLKGTKEFSHKVHIEILCEVKKIHLQQEFIQLQRTSLTFPKDEKNVEPDEVLWPVYVELTNGKIYGCDFIVSATGVVPNVEPFLDGNNFAVGEDGGLTVDKHMHTSLPDIYAAGDICTAAWEPSPVWHQMRLWTQARQMGWYAAKCMAADTLGESIDLDFSFELFAHVTKFFNYKVVVLGKYNAQGLGLDHELMLRCTKGQEYVKVVMQSGRMMGAVLIGETDLEETFENLILNQMDLSAYGEDLLNPDIDIEDYFD is encoded by the exons ATGGAATTCCCCtcagaagacatttttttaatgacagcttCTCCAGTTATAAAGGCTGTAACAAATTTCAAACAG GTCTCCAAAACACTCGAGGAGTTTGACGTAGAAGAGCAACCGAGTTCTCTATTAGAAAAACGATATCCCAATATTAAAGTTATACAGTCTGGAGTAAAACAGTTGAAAAGTGATCAACAT aaaattttcaCTGAAGATGGGAAAGAATATATGTATGAAAAACTTTGCCTGTGTGCTggagcaaaaccaaaattaatttttgaaggAAACCCATACGTATTAGGAATCCGGGATACTGACAGTGCACAG gcttttcagaagaaattggCTCAAGCTGAGAGAATAGTAGTGGTAGGAAACGGTGGCATTGCGCTTGAATTAGT GTATGAAATCCAAGGCTGTGAAGTAATCTGGGCTATCAAAGACAAAGCCATTGGGAACACTTTTTTTGATGCGGGAGCAGCTGAATTTCTCATTCCAAAGCTAACTGCTGAAAAACGAGAGACTCCAATTGAATGTAAAAGAACCAAGTACACAATGGAAG GaagtgaggaaaaagaaggaCCTACAGCAGTATCTGACAAACTGGGCAGTGCCTTAGGCCCTGACTGGCACGAGGGCTTACATCTTAAAGGGACTAAAGAG TTTTCTCATAAAGTACATATTGAAATACTATGTGAAGTAAAGAAAATACACTTACAGCAAGAATTTATCCAACTGCAACGGACTTCATTGACTTTTCCTAAGGATGAGAAAAATGTAGAACCAGATGAGG tgcTCTGGCCTGTATATGTGGAATTAACTAATGGAAAAATTTATGGATGTGATTTCATTGTCAGCGCAACTGGAGTTGTGCCAAATGTTGAACCATTTCTTGATGGCAATAAT TTTGCTGTAGGTGAAGATGGAGGTCTTACAGTAGATAAACACATGCACACGTCCCTGCCAGATATATATGCAGCTGGGGATATCTGCACGGCGGCATGGGAACCTAGTCCAGTGTGGCATCAG atGCGACTGTGGACTCAAGCTAGGCAGATGGGATGGTACGCAGCAAAATGCATGGCAGCAGATACTTTAGGAGAATCTATTGATCTGGATTTCAGCTTTGAACTATTTGCTCATGTTACAAAATTTTTCAATTACAAG GTGGTGGTTTTGGGAAAATACAACGCACAAGGCTTGGGTTTAGACCATGAGCTGATGCTGAGATGTACCAAGGGACAAGAGTACGTTAAAGTAGTGATGCAGAGTGGCCGAATGATGGGAGCTGTGCTGATTGGTGAAACGGACTTGGAAGAAAcctttgaaaacttaattttaaatcaaatggATCTTTCCGCCTATGGTGAAGATCTCCTGAATCCAGATATTGATATAGAAGACTATTTTGATTGA
- the PYROXD1 gene encoding pyridine nucleotide-disulfide oxidoreductase domain-containing protein 1 isoform X4 yields MWSWFVLQGIAFLLALNFPLPISTSLWSRYEIQGCEVIWAIKDKAIGNTFFDAGAAEFLIPKLTAEKRETPIECKRTKYTMEGSEEKEGPTAVSDKLGSALGPDWHEGLHLKGTKEFSHKVHIEILCEVKKIHLQQEFIQLQRTSLTFPKDEKNVEPDEVLWPVYVELTNGKIYGCDFIVSATGVVPNVEPFLDGNNFAVGEDGGLTVDKHMHTSLPDIYAAGDICTAAWEPSPVWHQMRLWTQARQMGWYAAKCMAADTLGESIDLDFSFELFAHVTKFFNYKVVVLGKYNAQGLGLDHELMLRCTKGQEYVKVVMQSGRMMGAVLIGETDLEETFENLILNQMDLSAYGEDLLNPDIDIEDYFD; encoded by the exons ATGTGGTCTTGGTTTGTGTTGCAGGGAATCGCTTTTTTGCTTGCACTGAATTTTCCTCTGCCCATCTCTACCAGTTTATGGTCCAG GTATGAAATCCAAGGCTGTGAAGTAATCTGGGCTATCAAAGACAAAGCCATTGGGAACACTTTTTTTGATGCGGGAGCAGCTGAATTTCTCATTCCAAAGCTAACTGCTGAAAAACGAGAGACTCCAATTGAATGTAAAAGAACCAAGTACACAATGGAAG GaagtgaggaaaaagaaggaCCTACAGCAGTATCTGACAAACTGGGCAGTGCCTTAGGCCCTGACTGGCACGAGGGCTTACATCTTAAAGGGACTAAAGAG TTTTCTCATAAAGTACATATTGAAATACTATGTGAAGTAAAGAAAATACACTTACAGCAAGAATTTATCCAACTGCAACGGACTTCATTGACTTTTCCTAAGGATGAGAAAAATGTAGAACCAGATGAGG tgcTCTGGCCTGTATATGTGGAATTAACTAATGGAAAAATTTATGGATGTGATTTCATTGTCAGCGCAACTGGAGTTGTGCCAAATGTTGAACCATTTCTTGATGGCAATAAT TTTGCTGTAGGTGAAGATGGAGGTCTTACAGTAGATAAACACATGCACACGTCCCTGCCAGATATATATGCAGCTGGGGATATCTGCACGGCGGCATGGGAACCTAGTCCAGTGTGGCATCAG atGCGACTGTGGACTCAAGCTAGGCAGATGGGATGGTACGCAGCAAAATGCATGGCAGCAGATACTTTAGGAGAATCTATTGATCTGGATTTCAGCTTTGAACTATTTGCTCATGTTACAAAATTTTTCAATTACAAG GTGGTGGTTTTGGGAAAATACAACGCACAAGGCTTGGGTTTAGACCATGAGCTGATGCTGAGATGTACCAAGGGACAAGAGTACGTTAAAGTAGTGATGCAGAGTGGCCGAATGATGGGAGCTGTGCTGATTGGTGAAACGGACTTGGAAGAAAcctttgaaaacttaattttaaatcaaatggATCTTTCCGCCTATGGTGAAGATCTCCTGAATCCAGATATTGATATAGAAGACTATTTTGATTGA
- the PYROXD1 gene encoding pyridine nucleotide-disulfide oxidoreductase domain-containing protein 1 isoform X1: protein MAVASGLARSRFVVVGGGIAGVTCAEKLAMEFPSEDIFLMTASPVIKAVTNFKQVSKTLEEFDVEEQPSSLLEKRYPNIKVIQSGVKQLKSDQHKIFTEDGKEYMYEKLCLCAGAKPKLIFEGNPYVLGIRDTDSAQAFQKKLAQAERIVVVGNGGIALELVYEIQGCEVIWAIKDKAIGNTFFDAGAAEFLIPKLTAEKRETPIECKRTKYTMEGSEEKEGPTAVSDKLGSALGPDWHEGLHLKGTKEFSHKVHIEILCEVKKIHLQQEFIQLQRTSLTFPKDEKNVEPDEVLWPVYVELTNGKIYGCDFIVSATGVVPNVEPFLDGNNFAVGEDGGLTVDKHMHTSLPDIYAAGDICTAAWEPSPVWHQMRLWTQARQMGWYAAKCMAADTLGESIDLDFSFELFAHVTKFFNYKVVVLGKYNAQGLGLDHELMLRCTKGQEYVKVVMQSGRMMGAVLIGETDLEETFENLILNQMDLSAYGEDLLNPDIDIEDYFD from the exons CTGGCCATGGAATTCCCCtcagaagacatttttttaatgacagcttCTCCAGTTATAAAGGCTGTAACAAATTTCAAACAG GTCTCCAAAACACTCGAGGAGTTTGACGTAGAAGAGCAACCGAGTTCTCTATTAGAAAAACGATATCCCAATATTAAAGTTATACAGTCTGGAGTAAAACAGTTGAAAAGTGATCAACAT aaaattttcaCTGAAGATGGGAAAGAATATATGTATGAAAAACTTTGCCTGTGTGCTggagcaaaaccaaaattaatttttgaaggAAACCCATACGTATTAGGAATCCGGGATACTGACAGTGCACAG gcttttcagaagaaattggCTCAAGCTGAGAGAATAGTAGTGGTAGGAAACGGTGGCATTGCGCTTGAATTAGT GTATGAAATCCAAGGCTGTGAAGTAATCTGGGCTATCAAAGACAAAGCCATTGGGAACACTTTTTTTGATGCGGGAGCAGCTGAATTTCTCATTCCAAAGCTAACTGCTGAAAAACGAGAGACTCCAATTGAATGTAAAAGAACCAAGTACACAATGGAAG GaagtgaggaaaaagaaggaCCTACAGCAGTATCTGACAAACTGGGCAGTGCCTTAGGCCCTGACTGGCACGAGGGCTTACATCTTAAAGGGACTAAAGAG TTTTCTCATAAAGTACATATTGAAATACTATGTGAAGTAAAGAAAATACACTTACAGCAAGAATTTATCCAACTGCAACGGACTTCATTGACTTTTCCTAAGGATGAGAAAAATGTAGAACCAGATGAGG tgcTCTGGCCTGTATATGTGGAATTAACTAATGGAAAAATTTATGGATGTGATTTCATTGTCAGCGCAACTGGAGTTGTGCCAAATGTTGAACCATTTCTTGATGGCAATAAT TTTGCTGTAGGTGAAGATGGAGGTCTTACAGTAGATAAACACATGCACACGTCCCTGCCAGATATATATGCAGCTGGGGATATCTGCACGGCGGCATGGGAACCTAGTCCAGTGTGGCATCAG atGCGACTGTGGACTCAAGCTAGGCAGATGGGATGGTACGCAGCAAAATGCATGGCAGCAGATACTTTAGGAGAATCTATTGATCTGGATTTCAGCTTTGAACTATTTGCTCATGTTACAAAATTTTTCAATTACAAG GTGGTGGTTTTGGGAAAATACAACGCACAAGGCTTGGGTTTAGACCATGAGCTGATGCTGAGATGTACCAAGGGACAAGAGTACGTTAAAGTAGTGATGCAGAGTGGCCGAATGATGGGAGCTGTGCTGATTGGTGAAACGGACTTGGAAGAAAcctttgaaaacttaattttaaatcaaatggATCTTTCCGCCTATGGTGAAGATCTCCTGAATCCAGATATTGATATAGAAGACTATTTTGATTGA
- the PYROXD1 gene encoding pyridine nucleotide-disulfide oxidoreductase domain-containing protein 1 isoform X2 produces the protein MLRRGRWENIVELFYQRDSNEKTRVLTLHQVSKTLEEFDVEEQPSSLLEKRYPNIKVIQSGVKQLKSDQHKIFTEDGKEYMYEKLCLCAGAKPKLIFEGNPYVLGIRDTDSAQAFQKKLAQAERIVVVGNGGIALELVYEIQGCEVIWAIKDKAIGNTFFDAGAAEFLIPKLTAEKRETPIECKRTKYTMEGSEEKEGPTAVSDKLGSALGPDWHEGLHLKGTKEFSHKVHIEILCEVKKIHLQQEFIQLQRTSLTFPKDEKNVEPDEVLWPVYVELTNGKIYGCDFIVSATGVVPNVEPFLDGNNFAVGEDGGLTVDKHMHTSLPDIYAAGDICTAAWEPSPVWHQMRLWTQARQMGWYAAKCMAADTLGESIDLDFSFELFAHVTKFFNYKVVVLGKYNAQGLGLDHELMLRCTKGQEYVKVVMQSGRMMGAVLIGETDLEETFENLILNQMDLSAYGEDLLNPDIDIEDYFD, from the exons ATGCTGAGGAGAGGAAGATGGGAAAACATCGTTGAGTTATTTTATCAACGTGATAGCAACGAGAAAACCAGGGTATTAACACTCCATCAG GTCTCCAAAACACTCGAGGAGTTTGACGTAGAAGAGCAACCGAGTTCTCTATTAGAAAAACGATATCCCAATATTAAAGTTATACAGTCTGGAGTAAAACAGTTGAAAAGTGATCAACAT aaaattttcaCTGAAGATGGGAAAGAATATATGTATGAAAAACTTTGCCTGTGTGCTggagcaaaaccaaaattaatttttgaaggAAACCCATACGTATTAGGAATCCGGGATACTGACAGTGCACAG gcttttcagaagaaattggCTCAAGCTGAGAGAATAGTAGTGGTAGGAAACGGTGGCATTGCGCTTGAATTAGT GTATGAAATCCAAGGCTGTGAAGTAATCTGGGCTATCAAAGACAAAGCCATTGGGAACACTTTTTTTGATGCGGGAGCAGCTGAATTTCTCATTCCAAAGCTAACTGCTGAAAAACGAGAGACTCCAATTGAATGTAAAAGAACCAAGTACACAATGGAAG GaagtgaggaaaaagaaggaCCTACAGCAGTATCTGACAAACTGGGCAGTGCCTTAGGCCCTGACTGGCACGAGGGCTTACATCTTAAAGGGACTAAAGAG TTTTCTCATAAAGTACATATTGAAATACTATGTGAAGTAAAGAAAATACACTTACAGCAAGAATTTATCCAACTGCAACGGACTTCATTGACTTTTCCTAAGGATGAGAAAAATGTAGAACCAGATGAGG tgcTCTGGCCTGTATATGTGGAATTAACTAATGGAAAAATTTATGGATGTGATTTCATTGTCAGCGCAACTGGAGTTGTGCCAAATGTTGAACCATTTCTTGATGGCAATAAT TTTGCTGTAGGTGAAGATGGAGGTCTTACAGTAGATAAACACATGCACACGTCCCTGCCAGATATATATGCAGCTGGGGATATCTGCACGGCGGCATGGGAACCTAGTCCAGTGTGGCATCAG atGCGACTGTGGACTCAAGCTAGGCAGATGGGATGGTACGCAGCAAAATGCATGGCAGCAGATACTTTAGGAGAATCTATTGATCTGGATTTCAGCTTTGAACTATTTGCTCATGTTACAAAATTTTTCAATTACAAG GTGGTGGTTTTGGGAAAATACAACGCACAAGGCTTGGGTTTAGACCATGAGCTGATGCTGAGATGTACCAAGGGACAAGAGTACGTTAAAGTAGTGATGCAGAGTGGCCGAATGATGGGAGCTGTGCTGATTGGTGAAACGGACTTGGAAGAAAcctttgaaaacttaattttaaatcaaatggATCTTTCCGCCTATGGTGAAGATCTCCTGAATCCAGATATTGATATAGAAGACTATTTTGATTGA